A single genomic interval of Sphingobacteriales bacterium harbors:
- a CDS encoding winged helix-turn-helix domain-containing protein — MKKKYTIRIRVWIDEETGPFLGIGRVILLEKIKETGSITNAAKAIKMSYRQAWQLVEDMNKRSNLPLVEKILGGKNGSGTILTTEGERVISEFHKLEKEIKKYVELKSKKIAL; from the coding sequence ATGAAGAAAAAATATACAATACGAATTAGAGTTTGGATTGATGAGGAAACCGGCCCCTTTTTAGGGATAGGGCGAGTTATACTTTTAGAAAAGATTAAAGAAACCGGATCTATAACTAATGCTGCAAAAGCAATAAAAATGTCGTACCGGCAAGCATGGCAATTAGTTGAAGACATGAATAAACGCTCAAACCTTCCGTTGGTAGAAAAAATATTGGGCGGCAAAAATGGAAGTGGCACTATATTAACAACCGAAGGGGAAAGGGTAATAAGTGAATTTCATAAACTTGAAAAAGAGATTAAAAAGTATGTAGAACTAAAATCGAAAAAGATTGCCCTGTGA